A window of Prolixibacter sp. SD074 contains these coding sequences:
- a CDS encoding Zn-dependent hydrolase, translating into MKRISLFSLMIVLLMVGGCKNSPKQDAGQEDVVAQKVKAFSKVKLTTDMSQLDENQGKMLSLMFDAADIMDDIFWQEAYGDKDALLTSLKTQAERDFAMINYGPWERLNGNKPFVEGAGLKPKGANFYPQDMTEQEFNDWNDSTKTSQYTIIRRDKEGKLISIPYHEYFKDKIEKAASLIRQAAELAEDPGLKKYLELRAEALLTDNYYDSDMAWLDMKNNTIDFVVGPIENYEDQLFGYKTSHEAFILVKDKEWSQRLAKFAALLPDLQRALPCPPGYKTEMPGSDSDLNAYDVLYYAGDCNAGSKTIAINLPNDERVRADKGSRKLQLKNAMRAKFDKILVPISDLLIAPGQRSHIKFDAFFENTMFHEVAHGLGLGKTIDGKSTVREALKDTYTSIEEGKADILGLWVITKLHNMGELSGEGLMDNYVTFMAGIFRSVRFGAASAHGKANMIRFYYFEQQGAFTRDTETGTYHVDFDKMKKAMTALSDELLKIQGDGDYEAAAKLIKENGYIRPELQSDLDRISAAGIPKDIVFEQGKAVLGLK; encoded by the coding sequence ATGAAACGAATCTCTTTGTTTTCACTGATGATTGTATTATTGATGGTAGGGGGATGCAAGAACTCCCCAAAACAAGATGCCGGGCAGGAAGACGTTGTTGCACAGAAGGTAAAAGCGTTTTCGAAAGTTAAGCTGACGACTGATATGAGTCAGCTTGATGAAAATCAGGGAAAAATGCTGTCGCTGATGTTCGATGCGGCTGATATCATGGATGATATTTTCTGGCAAGAAGCTTACGGCGATAAAGATGCGTTGCTCACCAGTCTGAAAACACAGGCAGAGAGGGATTTTGCCATGATTAACTATGGTCCCTGGGAGCGCTTGAACGGCAACAAACCATTTGTGGAAGGAGCCGGCCTGAAACCAAAAGGGGCAAATTTTTATCCTCAGGACATGACGGAACAGGAATTTAACGACTGGAATGATTCCACAAAAACCAGTCAATACACCATCATCCGTCGTGATAAAGAAGGTAAGTTAATATCGATTCCTTATCATGAATATTTTAAGGATAAGATTGAGAAGGCTGCATCGTTGATTCGTCAGGCTGCAGAACTGGCTGAAGATCCGGGACTGAAAAAGTACCTGGAATTGCGTGCCGAAGCCTTGCTGACGGATAATTATTACGACAGCGATATGGCCTGGCTCGATATGAAGAACAACACCATTGACTTTGTGGTGGGGCCTATCGAGAATTATGAGGATCAGCTTTTCGGTTACAAAACATCGCACGAAGCGTTTATCCTGGTAAAGGACAAAGAGTGGAGCCAACGACTGGCTAAGTTTGCAGCGCTGTTGCCTGATTTGCAACGGGCATTGCCTTGTCCTCCCGGGTATAAAACAGAAATGCCGGGCTCCGATTCCGATCTGAATGCATATGATGTATTATATTATGCAGGCGATTGTAATGCCGGTTCCAAAACCATTGCTATCAACCTTCCCAACGACGAGCGCGTTCGGGCGGATAAAGGCAGCCGGAAACTGCAGTTGAAAAATGCGATGCGTGCCAAGTTTGACAAGATTTTGGTACCGATTTCCGATCTGCTGATTGCTCCCGGCCAACGTTCGCACATCAAGTTTGATGCTTTCTTCGAAAATACCATGTTCCACGAGGTCGCTCACGGATTGGGGCTTGGAAAAACTATCGACGGTAAGTCAACGGTACGGGAAGCATTGAAAGATACTTACACTTCTATTGAAGAAGGCAAAGCTGACATCCTGGGACTGTGGGTGATTACCAAACTGCACAATATGGGGGAATTGTCGGGTGAAGGCCTGATGGACAATTATGTGACGTTTATGGCGGGAATTTTCCGTTCCGTGCGTTTTGGCGCTGCCAGTGCACATGGAAAAGCCAACATGATCAGGTTCTATTATTTTGAGCAGCAGGGAGCTTTTACCCGGGATACTGAAACCGGAACGTACCATGTCGATTTTGATAAAATGAAGAAGGCGATGACTGCTTTGTCGGATGAATTGCTGAAAATCCAGGGCGACGGCGATTATGAGGCTGCCGCTAAACTGATAAAAGAGAATGGTTACATTCGTCCGGAACTGCAAAGCGATTTGGATCGTATTTCTGCGGCCGGTATTCCGAAAGACATTGTTTTTGAACAGGGAAAGGCTGTCCTGGGACTGAAATAA
- a CDS encoding HAD family phosphatase, with protein sequence MESPENFAPMGLIFDMDGVIIDSNPLHKKAWRTVFGREGISITEEDFTNFIFGTTGDSAIRILMKREMAQEEVDSFNQAVDAEYRSMVKRMDGVEPVEGLRNFLEQLRSAGYRIVVATSAPTKNVDMVMDKLQLREYFEFIIDRARVTHGKPHPEIYLATLEQMGMPASQCVVFEDSLAGIRAAVGAGIKVIGVTTSHSDDELRKAGAILTISNFDEMSAEHISTLIGGN encoded by the coding sequence ATGGAAAGTCCGGAAAACTTTGCTCCAATGGGGCTCATATTCGATATGGACGGTGTGATCATAGACAGTAATCCGCTGCATAAAAAAGCCTGGCGTACGGTTTTCGGGCGGGAAGGTATTTCCATCACCGAAGAAGATTTTACCAATTTCATTTTTGGTACCACCGGCGATTCGGCTATCCGGATCCTGATGAAACGAGAGATGGCACAGGAAGAGGTAGACAGTTTCAATCAGGCTGTCGATGCAGAATACCGGAGCATGGTAAAGCGGATGGACGGGGTGGAACCCGTTGAGGGATTGCGTAATTTCCTGGAACAATTACGTTCAGCCGGATACAGAATCGTTGTAGCTACGTCGGCGCCGACTAAGAATGTCGATATGGTAATGGACAAGCTTCAGTTAAGAGAGTATTTTGAATTCATTATTGACCGGGCCCGGGTAACCCACGGAAAGCCACATCCGGAAATCTATCTGGCTACTTTGGAGCAAATGGGCATGCCCGCTTCGCAATGTGTCGTTTTCGAAGACTCCCTGGCAGGAATAAGAGCCGCTGTCGGGGCGGGAATCAAAGTGATTGGGGTAACCACCAGCCATTCGGATGATGAACTCAGGAAAGCCGGGGCCATTCTGACGATCAGCAATTTCGATGAAATGAGCGCGGAACATATTTCAACCCTGATAGGGGGTAATTAG
- a CDS encoding SDR family NAD(P)-dependent oxidoreductase: MKMLLKGKVAIVTGASRGIGAATAVKLAEHGAAVAVNYNQSKEKAAEVVAAIQKNHGRAIAVKANVFDREESDKMVREVEREFGKIDIVVLNAGGNFKNAPFMEQAWEDFEKKILHEVKASFWTLKAVLPSMIERKSGSVIIISSGLSRRPNTGFSAHSTAKSALDAFAKSLAFEMGPMQIRVNVVAPGLVLTDATSSMPEEREKMVAGMTPLRRIGLPEDIAGAVLFYASDESKFITGNYLPVNGGQMML, from the coding sequence ATGAAAATGTTGTTAAAGGGAAAAGTTGCAATTGTAACCGGAGCAAGCCGGGGTATTGGGGCCGCAACGGCTGTTAAACTTGCAGAACACGGCGCTGCAGTGGCCGTAAATTACAATCAAAGTAAAGAAAAAGCTGCTGAAGTGGTAGCTGCTATCCAAAAGAATCATGGACGTGCCATAGCTGTAAAGGCCAATGTTTTTGACCGTGAAGAGTCAGATAAAATGGTTCGGGAAGTTGAACGTGAGTTTGGGAAAATCGACATTGTGGTGTTGAATGCCGGGGGTAATTTTAAGAACGCGCCTTTTATGGAACAAGCCTGGGAAGATTTTGAAAAAAAGATTTTACATGAAGTGAAAGCGAGTTTCTGGACTTTGAAGGCTGTGCTCCCGTCCATGATAGAACGGAAATCAGGCTCGGTTATTATTATTTCCAGTGGTTTGTCAAGAAGGCCCAATACAGGATTTTCGGCACATTCAACAGCCAAATCAGCGTTGGATGCATTTGCAAAATCGCTGGCGTTTGAAATGGGGCCTATGCAAATCCGCGTCAACGTGGTGGCTCCCGGCCTTGTACTTACTGATGCTACCAGCTCCATGCCGGAAGAAAGGGAAAAGATGGTTGCCGGTATGACTCCATTAAGAAGAATCGGGTTACCTGAAGATATCGCGGGAGCCGTGCTGTTTTATGCTTCCGATGAATCCAAATTCATCACCGGGAATTATCTGCCTGTGAATGGCGGACAGATGATGTTGTAG
- a CDS encoding acyl-CoA dehydrogenase family protein produces MTISESTGQVPFNAFLNSLKETMKSVFYERDNIEKFIQQRGFPALVLRDIMSRNPLSVAIPEAYGGRGVKVKECLGVLETASYESLPLSLVFGINMALFLEPVVKYAQDLVKGDIFKRFMNKQNMGGLMITEPDYGSDALNMHTFNVKEGSHYHIQGTKHWQGLTGMADYWLMASRSKNKDGRLARDIDFFVCDAHQPGQRIEVEEYYNNIGLYPIPYGRNKIDIKVPEENKLQPETTGLKLMMDLLHRSRFQFPGMGMGFINRMLDDAIRQVTSRFVGGKSLMSLDQVKHQISRIQSAFTISSAMCSRSAEHSGIEHDLSPDAVEAGSMKAYITDLMQEAAQTLTQLMGANGYKAESVGSRGIMDSRPFQIFEGSNDMLYTQVSEGVLKMMRKQKVTSLLDFFQSYNLTDRAADYFKSLVNFKVNFDLPQRKVVDLGKIISKVIAANHVVTLGSKGFRSDLIQESIETIRHDIAMLVSSYKFQTQTAPVVEYHENSSWLKFS; encoded by the coding sequence ATGACGATTTCTGAAAGTACAGGACAGGTTCCGTTTAACGCATTTCTCAACTCGCTGAAGGAGACAATGAAAAGTGTTTTTTATGAGCGGGACAACATTGAAAAATTCATTCAGCAAAGGGGTTTTCCTGCCTTGGTATTGCGTGACATCATGTCCCGGAATCCGTTATCGGTAGCCATTCCTGAAGCCTATGGCGGCAGGGGCGTAAAGGTGAAGGAGTGTTTGGGCGTTCTGGAAACGGCGTCGTACGAGTCGTTGCCATTGTCGTTGGTATTCGGCATCAACATGGCCCTTTTCCTGGAACCGGTGGTGAAATATGCCCAGGATTTGGTTAAAGGCGACATCTTTAAACGGTTCATGAACAAGCAGAACATGGGGGGACTGATGATTACCGAGCCCGACTATGGCAGCGATGCGTTAAACATGCATACATTTAATGTGAAAGAGGGGTCACACTATCATATTCAGGGAACCAAGCACTGGCAGGGGTTGACGGGTATGGCCGATTACTGGCTGATGGCCTCACGCTCCAAAAATAAGGACGGCCGTCTGGCACGCGACATTGATTTTTTTGTTTGCGACGCCCATCAGCCCGGGCAGCGTATTGAAGTAGAAGAGTATTACAACAACATTGGATTATACCCGATTCCTTACGGGAGAAATAAGATCGATATCAAAGTACCCGAAGAGAATAAACTCCAGCCCGAAACAACAGGGCTTAAGTTGATGATGGATTTGCTCCACCGCAGCCGGTTTCAGTTTCCGGGCATGGGAATGGGCTTTATCAACCGGATGCTGGATGATGCCATCAGGCAGGTGACTTCCCGTTTTGTCGGGGGCAAGTCGCTAATGTCGCTTGACCAGGTGAAGCACCAGATTTCCCGTATTCAAAGTGCGTTTACCATTAGTTCTGCCATGTGTTCGCGCAGTGCGGAACACAGCGGTATCGAGCATGATTTATCGCCCGATGCGGTGGAAGCCGGCAGTATGAAGGCATACATCACCGACCTGATGCAGGAAGCAGCCCAAACCCTGACGCAATTGATGGGGGCCAACGGTTATAAAGCTGAGAGCGTGGGCTCACGGGGCATCATGGATTCGCGTCCATTCCAGATTTTCGAAGGTTCGAACGACATGCTGTACACCCAGGTTTCGGAAGGTGTGTTGAAGATGATGCGCAAGCAAAAAGTGACGAGCCTGTTGGATTTCTTCCAGTCGTACAACCTGACCGATCGCGCTGCTGATTATTTCAAGTCGCTGGTCAACTTTAAGGTCAATTTTGATTTGCCACAGCGCAAAGTGGTCGATTTGGGCAAAATTATCAGCAAGGTGATTGCTGCCAATCACGTGGTTACGCTTGGTTCGAAAGGTTTCCGCAGCGATTTGATTCAGGAAAGCATCGAAACCATCCGGCACGATATTGCCATGTTGGTGAGCTCATACAAGTTTCAGACACAAACGGCTCCGGTAGTCGAATATCATGAGAATAGCTCGTGGCTGAAGTTCAGTTAA
- the dmpI gene encoding 4-oxalocrotonate tautomerase DmpI, with the protein MPVITMEGPFLPNEKKEALAKGFTKLASEITDIPREAFVVFIKENPYENMAQGDLMISEKLKLEKEKH; encoded by the coding sequence ATGCCAGTAATCACGATGGAAGGGCCTTTCCTTCCGAATGAAAAAAAAGAAGCCCTGGCCAAAGGCTTTACAAAGTTAGCCAGTGAAATAACCGATATCCCAAGAGAAGCTTTCGTGGTTTTTATTAAAGAGAATCCCTATGAAAATATGGCACAGGGGGATTTAATGATTTCTGAAAAACTGAAACTTGAAAAAGAGAAACATTAA
- a CDS encoding pitrilysin family protein: MKRLFRVLMVMMIISLFFSCTEKKSKYVTLQKTDSNGYKYEEVINDPLKTRIYTLDNGLKVYLSQNTDEPRIFTFIGVRAGSLNDPKETTGLAHYFEHMMFKGTDEFGTNDWGKEKVLLDSISGLFEAHKVATDPEVKKAIYKQIDEVSQEASKYAIPNEYDKMVSTIGAKYTNAGTSYEFTVYMNDIPSNELNKWINMEYERFSDPVLRLFHTELETVYEEFNMSQDNDGRRLNRAIISDLYPGHPLGTDVIGRPEDLKNPSMVNIMNFYHTWYVPNNMAVILTGDLDYDKTIQMVGATFGKYKSKPLPEVKHAKLEPIEKPVVKEVYGPDAERVMLAYRFSGYHSPDRKYVTMIDYILTNSTAGLIDLDLNQSQKVLKAGSYSNFHNEYGEHRLYGTPRQGQSLDEVRDLLLTEIEKVKNGEFDDWLIQATVNNLRLNAIRQNEGKWRVFNYLNSFIKKTNWADELAFYDEMEKITKDELVAFAREHYKDNYVLAYKRTGEAKGLVKVDKPEITPISINRQDQSKFFTDFTAQKVEPLKPRFVNFEEAIDEKPLAEGVKMDYIPNETNELFQLDYVVDMGRNHDPLLELAVKYLPYLGTDKYPAADLKKEFYKLGVDLNVNTGNDRSYVFISGLDKNAKKGMELLEHLLANAQPDQEAYDKMVEGILKERADAKLNQYQIRRALQYYGQYGKENPFTNVISEEGLHKVDPAVLVAKLHEFSHYPHRVFYYGPTSSEQVFQMVKEGHQIPAELKSIPAEKEFAMQPTNENKVFFVNYDKSQVDIRMMSQSLPFSPETYVNSQLFNEYYGNSMSSVVFQEIRESRALAYSAWAGYSAPSKKEEPFYINGAVYTQADKMMDAIGAMNGLLDNMISDNRLFGIARESVMKNIQTERINKTNIFWTWLRNQRLGIDKDIREDVYNKVENSDIADVQNFFNDHMKNQHFTYLVVGNRDDADLDALKKVGPVEELALEDIFGY, encoded by the coding sequence ATGAAAAGGCTTTTCCGGGTGCTGATGGTGATGATGATCATTAGTCTGTTCTTCTCCTGCACCGAGAAGAAATCGAAGTATGTAACCCTTCAAAAGACCGATTCCAACGGTTATAAGTACGAAGAAGTGATCAATGATCCATTGAAAACCCGAATCTACACATTGGATAATGGATTAAAGGTCTATTTGTCTCAGAACACAGACGAACCCCGTATTTTTACTTTTATCGGCGTGCGGGCCGGTTCATTGAATGACCCGAAAGAAACAACGGGACTGGCTCACTATTTCGAGCACATGATGTTTAAGGGAACCGATGAGTTTGGTACCAATGACTGGGGAAAAGAAAAGGTACTGCTCGACTCCATCTCCGGCTTATTCGAAGCCCACAAGGTTGCAACTGATCCGGAAGTGAAAAAAGCCATCTACAAACAGATTGATGAGGTCTCGCAGGAAGCTTCGAAATATGCGATTCCGAACGAGTACGACAAAATGGTTTCCACAATTGGGGCAAAGTATACCAATGCGGGTACATCATATGAGTTTACCGTTTACATGAACGATATTCCATCCAATGAACTGAATAAGTGGATCAACATGGAATATGAGCGTTTTAGCGATCCGGTTCTTCGTTTGTTCCATACTGAACTGGAAACGGTGTACGAAGAATTCAACATGTCTCAGGATAACGATGGCCGCCGGCTGAACCGCGCTATTATCAGTGATCTTTATCCTGGGCATCCGCTGGGTACCGATGTAATTGGCCGACCGGAAGATTTGAAAAATCCGTCGATGGTTAACATCATGAATTTCTATCATACCTGGTACGTTCCAAACAATATGGCAGTTATCCTGACTGGAGATCTCGATTACGATAAAACCATCCAGATGGTCGGTGCCACTTTCGGTAAATATAAATCGAAACCGCTTCCGGAAGTAAAACATGCTAAACTGGAACCGATTGAGAAGCCGGTAGTGAAGGAAGTGTATGGACCGGATGCTGAGCGGGTGATGCTGGCTTATCGTTTCAGTGGCTATCATTCGCCTGACCGGAAATATGTGACCATGATTGACTACATCCTGACCAACTCGACGGCCGGGTTGATCGACCTTGATTTGAATCAAAGTCAGAAAGTACTGAAAGCAGGCAGCTATAGCAACTTTCACAACGAATATGGCGAACATCGTTTGTATGGAACACCACGACAGGGACAGTCGCTTGATGAGGTTCGTGACTTGTTATTGACAGAGATCGAAAAAGTGAAGAATGGCGAATTTGACGATTGGCTGATTCAGGCAACAGTGAATAACCTGCGTTTAAATGCCATTCGTCAGAACGAAGGAAAATGGAGAGTCTTCAATTACCTGAATTCCTTTATCAAGAAAACCAACTGGGCAGACGAACTGGCGTTTTACGATGAAATGGAAAAAATTACCAAAGACGAATTGGTGGCTTTTGCCCGCGAGCATTACAAGGATAACTATGTTCTTGCGTATAAACGGACAGGAGAAGCCAAAGGGCTGGTGAAGGTCGATAAACCGGAAATTACGCCTATTTCCATCAACCGGCAGGATCAGTCGAAATTCTTCACCGATTTTACGGCGCAGAAGGTAGAGCCTCTGAAGCCCCGGTTTGTCAACTTTGAGGAGGCTATCGATGAAAAGCCGCTGGCAGAAGGAGTGAAGATGGATTATATTCCCAACGAAACCAATGAGCTCTTCCAGTTGGATTATGTAGTCGACATGGGCCGGAACCACGATCCGTTGCTCGAACTAGCGGTCAAGTATTTGCCTTACCTGGGAACCGATAAATATCCGGCTGCTGACCTGAAAAAGGAATTCTATAAGCTGGGAGTTGATTTGAATGTGAATACCGGTAACGACCGTTCCTATGTGTTCATTTCCGGTTTGGATAAGAATGCGAAGAAGGGAATGGAACTGCTGGAACATTTGCTGGCCAATGCCCAACCCGATCAGGAAGCCTATGATAAAATGGTGGAAGGAATTCTGAAAGAACGTGCCGATGCCAAGCTGAACCAGTACCAGATTCGACGTGCTCTTCAGTATTACGGACAGTACGGAAAGGAGAATCCCTTCACCAATGTGATTTCGGAAGAAGGACTCCATAAAGTTGATCCGGCTGTTTTGGTAGCCAAATTACATGAATTTAGTCATTACCCACATCGCGTATTCTACTATGGCCCGACGTCCTCCGAGCAGGTTTTTCAGATGGTGAAGGAGGGGCATCAGATTCCGGCTGAGTTGAAATCGATCCCGGCAGAAAAAGAATTTGCGATGCAACCGACAAATGAGAATAAGGTCTTCTTTGTGAATTACGATAAATCGCAGGTTGATATCCGGATGATGTCCCAAAGTTTACCGTTCTCGCCCGAAACGTACGTTAATTCGCAGTTGTTTAATGAATATTACGGCAACTCGATGAGTTCAGTCGTATTCCAGGAAATCCGCGAATCGAGGGCTCTGGCTTATTCTGCATGGGCCGGATACAGTGCCCCATCGAAGAAAGAAGAACCTTTCTACATCAATGGCGCCGTGTACACACAAGCCGATAAAATGATGGATGCGATTGGTGCCATGAACGGTTTGTTGGATAACATGATTTCCGATAATCGTCTGTTTGGAATTGCCCGCGAAAGCGTGATGAAGAATATCCAGACGGAGCGCATCAACAAAACGAACATCTTCTGGACCTGGTTACGGAACCAGCGTTTGGGTATCGATAAGGATATCCGGGAAGATGTTTATAACAAGGTTGAGAATTCGGACATTGCCGATGTGCAGAATTTCTTTAACGACCATATGAAGAACCAGCACTTTACTTACCTGGTGGTTGGAAACCGGGATGACGCCGATTTGGATGCTTTGAAAAAAGTCGGTCCGGTTGAAGAGCTGGCGCTCGAAGATATTTTTGGATATTGA